Within Sphingobium sp. KCTC 72723, the genomic segment AGTCCGCTGCCGCTACCGCGCTTCAGACTGTTCAGCCTGAACTGGCCCGTGGCGTTGCCCGTGGCGTGCTGCACAAGAATACCGCAGCCCGCAAGTTTGGCCGCCTGACCAAGGCTGTCGGCGCTATCGCC encodes:
- the rpsT gene encoding 30S ribosomal protein S20; its protein translation is MANTPQAKKRIRRNERRAEINGARISRIRTLVKKVEAAIVAGDKSAAATALQTVQPELARGVARGVLHKNTAARKFGRLTKAVGAIA